Proteins found in one Oncorhynchus mykiss isolate Arlee chromosome 3, USDA_OmykA_1.1, whole genome shotgun sequence genomic segment:
- the LOC110508390 gene encoding 26S proteasome non-ATPase regulatory subunit 4 isoform X1: MGLESTMVCVDNSEYMRNGDFLPTRLQAQQDAVNIVCHSKTRSNPENNVGLITMANNCEVLTTLTADAGRILSKLHAVQPRGNISFCTGIRVAHLALKHRQGKNHKMRIIAFVGSPVEDNEKDLVKMAKRLKKEKVSVDIINFGEEEVNTEKLTAFINTLNGKEGAGSHLVTVPPGPSLADALLSSPILAGEGGAMLGLGSSDFEFGVDPSADPELALALRVSMEEQRQRQEDETRRAAVVSAAEAGVPSPTADESDEALLKMSVPQADTATPAMPDFSRMTEDEQIAYALQMSMQGGAEFGAESMDMDTGAPVDSEGAKDEEDYDVMQDPEFLQSVLENLPGVDPNNEAIRNAMGSLASQTGSKPDSKKDKDDEKKK; encoded by the exons TGTGGACAACAGTGAGTATATGAGGAATGGAGACTTCCTCCCCACCAGACTTCAGGCCCAGCAAGATGCTGTCAACATTGTGTGCCACTCCAAGACGCGCAGCAACCCTGAGAACAATGTGGGCCTCATCACCATGGCCAA TAACTGTGAGGTGCTGACCACATTGACTGCAGACGCGGGGAGGATACTGTCTAAACTGCACGCTGTCCAGCCCCGTGGAAACATCAGCTTCTGCACAGGCATCAGAGTGGCTCAT ttgGCTCTGAAGCACAGACAGGGGAAGAACCACAAGATGCGTATAATTGCCTTTGTGGGCAGCCCAGTGGAGGACAACGAGAAGGAT CTGGTGAAAATGGCAAAGCGTCTAAAGAAAGAGAAAGTCAGTGTGGACATCATTAACTTTGGAGAGGAG GAGGTGAACACAGAAAAGCTGACGGCCTTCATCAACACTCTGAATGGGAAGGAAGGAGCAGGGTCCCACCTTGTGACAGTGCCTCCAGGCCCCAGTCTGGCTGAtgccctactgtcctctcctatcCTTGCTGGGGAGGGAGGAGCCATGCTGGGCCTGGGGTCCAGTGACTTTGAGTTTGGAGTGGACCCCAGTGCAGACCCAGAGCTGGCACTG GCTCTGAGGGTGTCTATGGAGGAGCAGAGACAAAGGCAGGAGGATGAGACTCGCAGGGCAGCAGTGGTGTCTGCTGCTGAGGCCGGGGTTCCCTCGCCTACCGCTGACG AGTCAGACGAAGCTCTGCTGAAGATGTCAGTCCCCCAGGCTGACACGGCCACGCCCGCTATGCCCGACTTCAGCCGCATGACGGAGGACGAGCAGATTGCCTATGCTCTACAGATGTCCATGCAGGGTGGAG CAGAGTTTGGTGCAGAGTCAATGGACATGGACACAGGAGCCCCTGTAGACTCAGAGGGTGCTAAG GATGAGGAGGACTATGATGTGATGCAGGACCCAGAGTTCCTCCAGAGCGTCCTGGAGAACCTACCGGGTGTCGACCCCAACAACGAGGCCATCCGGAATGCCATGGGCTCGCTGGCCTCACAGACAGGATCCAAACCTGACAGCAAGAAAGACAAAGACGATGAGAAGAAGAAATGA
- the LOC110508390 gene encoding 26S proteasome non-ATPase regulatory subunit 4 isoform X2, whose product MGLESTMVCVDNSEYMRNGDFLPTRLQAQQDAVNIVCHSKTRSNPENNVGLITMANNCEVLTTLTADAGRILSKLHAVQPRGNISFCTGIRVAHLALKHRQGKNHKMRIIAFVGSPVEDNEKDLVKMAKRLKKEKVSVDIINFGEEEVNTEKLTAFINTLNGKEGAGSHLVTVPPGPSLADALLSSPILAGEGGAMLGLGSSDFEFGVDPSADPELALALRVSMEEQRQRQEDETRRAAVVSAAEAGVPSPTADESDEALLKMSVPQADTATPAMPDFSRMTEDEQIAYALQMSMQGGEFGAESMDMDTGAPVDSEGAKDEEDYDVMQDPEFLQSVLENLPGVDPNNEAIRNAMGSLASQTGSKPDSKKDKDDEKKK is encoded by the exons TGTGGACAACAGTGAGTATATGAGGAATGGAGACTTCCTCCCCACCAGACTTCAGGCCCAGCAAGATGCTGTCAACATTGTGTGCCACTCCAAGACGCGCAGCAACCCTGAGAACAATGTGGGCCTCATCACCATGGCCAA TAACTGTGAGGTGCTGACCACATTGACTGCAGACGCGGGGAGGATACTGTCTAAACTGCACGCTGTCCAGCCCCGTGGAAACATCAGCTTCTGCACAGGCATCAGAGTGGCTCAT ttgGCTCTGAAGCACAGACAGGGGAAGAACCACAAGATGCGTATAATTGCCTTTGTGGGCAGCCCAGTGGAGGACAACGAGAAGGAT CTGGTGAAAATGGCAAAGCGTCTAAAGAAAGAGAAAGTCAGTGTGGACATCATTAACTTTGGAGAGGAG GAGGTGAACACAGAAAAGCTGACGGCCTTCATCAACACTCTGAATGGGAAGGAAGGAGCAGGGTCCCACCTTGTGACAGTGCCTCCAGGCCCCAGTCTGGCTGAtgccctactgtcctctcctatcCTTGCTGGGGAGGGAGGAGCCATGCTGGGCCTGGGGTCCAGTGACTTTGAGTTTGGAGTGGACCCCAGTGCAGACCCAGAGCTGGCACTG GCTCTGAGGGTGTCTATGGAGGAGCAGAGACAAAGGCAGGAGGATGAGACTCGCAGGGCAGCAGTGGTGTCTGCTGCTGAGGCCGGGGTTCCCTCGCCTACCGCTGACG AGTCAGACGAAGCTCTGCTGAAGATGTCAGTCCCCCAGGCTGACACGGCCACGCCCGCTATGCCCGACTTCAGCCGCATGACGGAGGACGAGCAGATTGCCTATGCTCTACAGATGTCCATGCAGGGTGGAG AGTTTGGTGCAGAGTCAATGGACATGGACACAGGAGCCCCTGTAGACTCAGAGGGTGCTAAG GATGAGGAGGACTATGATGTGATGCAGGACCCAGAGTTCCTCCAGAGCGTCCTGGAGAACCTACCGGGTGTCGACCCCAACAACGAGGCCATCCGGAATGCCATGGGCTCGCTGGCCTCACAGACAGGATCCAAACCTGACAGCAAGAAAGACAAAGACGATGAGAAGAAGAAATGA